Proteins encoded together in one Acidobacteriota bacterium window:
- a CDS encoding M1 family metallopeptidase — MFKTSIALLSLGLFAFGCAPAEVITEVPEDTTLHSFSRPDEVAVEHLALDLEVDFEARRLKGRASLSLTPGHQAAEVVLDTRDLTIEAVEDDAGNPLSFTLGDEIGTLGQALTVGLPPSTERIHVDYQTSPEAAAVQWLEPRQTAGGEHPFLFTQSQAILARTWVPCQDTPAVRMTYEARLQVPPQLLALMSAENPVERNAEGIYEFEMPQAIPSYLLALAVGDLAFEALDERNGVYAEPQTLAAAAWEFADTPRMMESAEALYGPYRWGRYDILVLPPSFPFGGMENPRLTFATPTILAGDRSLVSLIAHELAHSWSGNLATNASWNDFWLNEGFTTYFEGRLMEAIEGPEVSDMLVSLGYQDLEAEVEDLGSDAADTHLRLDLAGRDPDDGMTNIAYEKGRFLLRYLEQSVGREAWDEFLRAYFDRHAFRPVTTEVFLADLEQYLIPAAELESLGVREWIFGAGIPASLQVPTSERFAAVDAQGEAWLAGGELDPEGWTAHEWLRFLRALPEDLPAERFAELDRRFDLTSTGNSEIAALWFERAVGAGYGAVDEALEEFLTTVGRRKFLVPLYRALIASPEGRQRANAIYQQARPGYHAVSQRTLDDLLGAAT, encoded by the coding sequence ATGTTCAAGACATCGATTGCGCTCCTTTCTCTCGGACTCTTCGCCTTCGGCTGTGCCCCCGCGGAGGTGATCACCGAAGTCCCCGAGGACACCACCCTGCACTCTTTCTCGCGCCCGGACGAAGTCGCCGTCGAGCATCTCGCCCTCGATCTCGAGGTCGACTTCGAGGCTCGCCGGCTGAAGGGACGCGCCTCCCTCTCGCTGACTCCCGGACACCAGGCCGCGGAGGTCGTCCTGGATACCCGCGACCTCACCATCGAGGCCGTCGAAGACGACGCCGGCAATCCCCTGAGCTTCACCCTCGGCGACGAGATCGGCACCCTCGGACAGGCCCTCACCGTCGGCCTGCCACCGTCCACGGAGCGCATTCACGTCGACTACCAGACCTCGCCCGAGGCGGCGGCCGTGCAGTGGCTCGAGCCGCGCCAGACGGCCGGCGGCGAGCACCCCTTCTTGTTCACCCAGTCGCAGGCCATCCTGGCCCGCACCTGGGTCCCCTGCCAGGACACACCGGCGGTTCGCATGACCTACGAGGCGCGGCTCCAGGTGCCACCCCAGCTCCTCGCCCTGATGAGCGCCGAGAATCCGGTCGAGCGCAACGCCGAAGGGATCTACGAGTTCGAGATGCCGCAGGCGATCCCGTCCTACCTCCTCGCCCTGGCGGTCGGAGACCTCGCCTTCGAGGCCCTCGACGAGCGCAATGGCGTCTATGCCGAGCCCCAGACCCTGGCAGCCGCGGCCTGGGAGTTCGCCGATACGCCGCGCATGATGGAGAGCGCCGAGGCCCTCTATGGCCCCTATCGCTGGGGCCGATACGACATTCTCGTCCTGCCGCCCAGCTTCCCCTTCGGCGGAATGGAGAATCCCCGCCTGACCTTCGCCACCCCCACCATTCTGGCCGGCGATCGCTCGCTGGTGTCGCTGATCGCCCACGAGCTCGCCCACTCATGGTCCGGCAACCTCGCCACCAATGCCTCGTGGAACGACTTTTGGCTCAATGAGGGCTTCACCACCTATTTCGAAGGCCGTCTGATGGAGGCCATCGAGGGCCCCGAAGTGTCGGACATGCTGGTTTCCCTCGGTTACCAGGATCTCGAGGCGGAGGTCGAAGACCTCGGCAGCGACGCGGCGGACACCCATCTTCGCCTCGACCTCGCAGGCCGTGATCCGGACGACGGGATGACCAACATCGCCTATGAGAAGGGCCGTTTCCTGCTGCGCTACCTCGAGCAGTCGGTGGGCCGCGAAGCCTGGGACGAGTTTCTGCGGGCTTACTTCGATCGTCACGCCTTTCGGCCGGTCACCACCGAAGTCTTCCTCGCCGACCTCGAGCAGTACCTGATACCAGCTGCAGAGCTCGAGAGCCTGGGAGTGCGCGAGTGGATCTTCGGTGCCGGCATTCCCGCCAGTCTGCAGGTCCCCACCTCGGAGCGTTTCGCGGCCGTCGACGCCCAGGGGGAGGCCTGGCTGGCCGGCGGCGAGCTCGACCCGGAGGGCTGGACCGCCCACGAGTGGCTGCGCTTCCTGCGCGCCCTGCCGGAGGACTTGCCGGCGGAGCGCTTCGCCGAGCTCGACCGGCGCTTCGACCTCACCTCGACCGGCAACTCGGAGATCGCGGCCCTCTGGTTCGAGCGCGCCGTCGGGGCCGGCTACGGCGCCGTCGACGAGGCCCTCGAGGAGTTCCTCACCACCGTCGGGCGGCGCAAGTTCCTGGTCCCTCTCTACCGCGCCCTGATCGCCAGCCCGGAAGGTCGCCAGCGCGCCAACGCGATCTACCAACAGGCCCGTCCGGGCTATCACGCCGTGTCCCAGCGCACCCTCGACGACCTCCTCGGCGCGGCGACGTGA
- a CDS encoding squalene/phytoene synthase family protein yields the protein MTSLPDLDLLLEKTSRTFALSIPLLPEPTRREVTIAYLLFRIADTFEDAAVWTRERRRSALAEFDQLLAAPDAGLARRLAQEWRRELPSAHAGYLELVAEVPAVLDAFLELSPQARRIIGHHTRRTTRGMADFVQRANDVGDLELRDMDDLVEYCYIVAGIVGELLTDLFLLDRSALTAAGPALAARARSFGEGLQLTNILKDAADDAVEGRRFLPPGVQLEQVFERARQDLVAATEYVQTLQRSGAEHGLVAFTALPVRLAWATLDRVEARGAGAKLTREEVFAIVAAMEEAIGAERPAVEVPAALSS from the coding sequence GTGACCTCCCTACCCGATCTCGATCTCCTGCTGGAAAAAACCAGCCGCACCTTCGCGCTGTCGATTCCCCTGCTGCCGGAACCGACGCGCCGCGAAGTCACCATCGCCTACCTGCTGTTCCGCATCGCCGACACCTTCGAAGACGCCGCCGTCTGGACCCGCGAACGCCGGCGCTCGGCCCTCGCCGAGTTCGACCAGCTACTCGCCGCTCCGGACGCCGGCCTGGCGCGCCGGCTGGCCCAGGAGTGGCGCCGCGAGCTACCCAGCGCCCACGCCGGCTACCTCGAGCTCGTCGCCGAGGTGCCGGCGGTGCTCGACGCCTTCCTCGAGCTTTCGCCGCAAGCCCGCCGCATCATCGGCCACCACACCCGGCGGACCACTCGCGGAATGGCCGACTTCGTCCAGCGCGCCAACGACGTGGGCGACCTCGAGCTGCGCGACATGGACGATCTGGTGGAGTACTGCTACATCGTCGCCGGCATCGTCGGCGAGCTGTTGACCGACCTCTTCCTGCTCGACCGATCCGCCCTCACCGCCGCCGGGCCGGCCCTCGCCGCCCGCGCCCGGTCCTTCGGCGAAGGCCTCCAGCTGACCAACATCCTCAAGGACGCCGCCGACGATGCCGTCGAGGGGCGACGCTTTCTCCCCCCGGGTGTGCAGCTCGAGCAGGTCTTCGAGCGGGCGCGGCAGGACTTGGTGGCAGCCACGGAGTACGTCCAGACTCTGCAGCGGTCCGGCGCCGAGCACGGCCTGGTGGCGTTCACGGCGCTGCCGGTGCGCCTCGCCTGGGCCACTCTCGACCGGGTCGAGGCGCGCGGTGCTGGCGCCAAGCTGACCCGTGAAGAGGTCTTCGCCATCGTCGCCGCGATGGAAGAGGCGATCGGTGCCGAGCGTCCGGCGGTCGAAGTGCCGGCCGCCCTCAGCTCCTGA
- a CDS encoding isopentenyl phosphate kinase: MTDASPAPLPGHPAGLDEEVIFVKLGGSLITDKGQAETARPEVIAGLAEELAAALSERPAHVVLGHGSGSFGHVAAHRHGLRDGLRRDEQRSGVSETQGLAAALHRRVVGALETAGAHPFSLAPSSFMVCEERSVVEVFTEPLVHSLDHGLLPTVYGDVVLDRRQGIAICSTETIFMALATTLPRWGKTPVRALWLGETAGVLDHADRLLPELTPGTLPSSLAGASGTDVTGGMEHRVRSAFELARRGVESLIFDGRVAGHLTRALRGEPIPGTRIPALDLS, encoded by the coding sequence GTGACGGACGCTTCGCCAGCCCCCCTCCCGGGCCACCCCGCCGGTCTCGACGAGGAAGTGATCTTCGTCAAGCTGGGAGGCAGCCTGATCACCGACAAGGGGCAGGCCGAGACCGCCCGCCCGGAGGTCATCGCCGGCCTCGCCGAAGAGCTCGCCGCAGCCCTTTCGGAAAGACCTGCCCACGTCGTCCTGGGCCACGGCAGCGGCTCCTTCGGTCATGTCGCGGCGCACCGCCACGGTCTGCGTGACGGCCTCCGCCGGGACGAGCAGAGGAGCGGTGTCTCCGAGACCCAGGGCTTGGCCGCCGCCCTCCATCGCCGGGTGGTCGGCGCCCTCGAGACCGCCGGGGCCCATCCCTTCTCCCTCGCCCCGTCGAGCTTCATGGTGTGCGAAGAACGCTCCGTGGTCGAAGTCTTCACCGAGCCGCTGGTGCACAGCCTCGACCATGGGCTCCTGCCGACGGTCTACGGCGACGTCGTCCTCGACCGCCGTCAAGGCATCGCCATCTGCTCCACCGAGACCATCTTCATGGCCCTCGCCACCACCCTGCCGCGCTGGGGAAAGACGCCGGTTCGGGCCCTCTGGTTGGGCGAGACCGCGGGCGTCCTCGACCACGCCGACCGGCTCCTGCCGGAGCTCACCCCGGGAACCCTGCCGTCCTCCCTCGCCGGGGCCTCCGGTACCGACGTCACCGGCGGCATGGAACACCGCGTGCGCTCCGCCTTCGAGCTCGCCCGCCGGGGGGTCGAGTCGCTCATCTTCGACGGCCGCGTCGCCGGTCACCTGACCCGCGCCCTGCGCGGCGAGCCCATCCCCGGCACCCGCATCCCGGCCCTCGACTTGAGCTAG
- the mvaD gene encoding diphosphomevalonate decarboxylase, producing MTTGRATASAPSNIALIKYWGARDLERVLPSNRSLSMTLERCRSTTTVCFDEDHPGADEVWLVDDHGQSRPASAAFAERAVQHLERLRRWADRRGRLRVATRNSFPSAAGIASSASGFAALTLATVRALGREAETHQLSLLARASGSGSASRSLEGGFVEWPGPAAPEDDPWAEQILPSDHWPLHDLVAIVETGPKAVSSLDGHRACHSSPHFARRLTELPRRLEEVRRGLRERDIERLGPVIEEEAIELHLIAMSSRPAIFYWTPATLEVLAAVRNLRHDAGLPVYATMDAGANVHVLCPPGHDEEADARLEALPGVRNVLRDHCGSGPRFNQDHLL from the coding sequence ATGACCACCGGCCGGGCCACCGCCAGCGCGCCCTCGAACATCGCCTTGATCAAGTATTGGGGTGCCCGCGATCTCGAGCGGGTTCTGCCCAGCAATCGCTCCTTGTCGATGACCCTCGAGCGCTGCCGCTCGACCACCACCGTGTGCTTCGACGAGGACCATCCCGGCGCCGACGAGGTCTGGCTGGTGGACGATCACGGCCAGAGCCGGCCGGCGAGCGCCGCCTTCGCCGAGCGCGCCGTCCAGCACCTCGAACGGCTGCGCCGCTGGGCCGACCGCCGCGGCCGCCTGCGGGTCGCCACCCGCAACAGCTTTCCGAGTGCCGCCGGCATCGCTTCTTCGGCCTCCGGCTTCGCCGCCCTCACCCTGGCGACGGTTCGCGCCCTGGGTCGCGAGGCGGAAACGCACCAGCTCTCCCTGCTGGCTCGCGCCAGCGGCTCCGGCTCGGCCTCCCGCTCCCTCGAAGGCGGCTTCGTCGAGTGGCCAGGGCCCGCGGCGCCGGAAGACGATCCCTGGGCCGAGCAGATCCTGCCCTCCGACCACTGGCCGCTGCACGACCTGGTGGCGATCGTCGAAACCGGTCCGAAGGCGGTGTCTTCCCTCGACGGTCACCGGGCCTGCCATAGCAGCCCGCACTTCGCGCGCCGACTGACGGAGCTGCCGCGGCGCCTCGAAGAGGTCCGCCGCGGCCTGCGCGAACGCGACATCGAGCGCCTCGGGCCGGTGATCGAAGAGGAGGCCATCGAGCTCCACCTGATCGCCATGTCGTCGCGCCCGGCGATCTTCTATTGGACGCCGGCGACCCTCGAAGTGCTGGCGGCGGTGCGTAATCTGCGGCACGATGCCGGCCTGCCGGTCTACGCCACCATGGACGCCGGAGCCAACGTCCACGTGCTCTGTCCGCCGGGCCATGACGAGGAAGCCGACGCCCGGCTCGAGGCCCTGCCGGGGGTTCGAAACGTGCTGCGCGACCACTGTGGATCGGGCCCCCGGTTCAACCAGGACCACCTGCTGTGA
- the hmgA gene encoding hydroxymethylglutaryl-CoA reductase (NADPH), whose product MQEITDDLADELARGQRRFHQMPEGLSADEEARLRREALSRLTGASLEHLGRYSLDAERAARRNCENFIGAAQIPVGVIGPLRLKGEHVDGDVFAPLATTEAALVASTNRGCAAIREAGGATVRVDHVGMTRAPAFRTSGIDQSREFVAWVEEHEEEIRTFTEGTSRFLRLLDIRPSYFGTSVFLRFRFDTGDAMGMNMATIACDRVVRELIEPGTGVECIALSGNVCVDKKPAGINFLEGRGRRLFAEVVIEGPVLKRYLKTTARDLVEAQYRKNLLGSIAAASKGFNAHYANVIAAFFLATGQDPAHVVEGSLGVTCIEPRGPEAVYASVYMPDLPLGAVGGGTPLATQSEGLALLGVEADAERPGTAAGRLAEILAGAVLAGELSLMAAFTSQDLARAHERLGRGEEGAR is encoded by the coding sequence ATGCAAGAAATCACTGATGATCTCGCGGATGAGCTGGCGCGGGGCCAGCGTCGTTTCCACCAAATGCCCGAGGGGCTGTCCGCCGACGAAGAGGCGCGCCTCCGTCGCGAAGCCCTGAGTCGCCTGACCGGTGCCTCCCTCGAGCACCTCGGTCGCTACAGCCTCGATGCCGAGCGCGCGGCGCGACGCAACTGCGAGAACTTCATCGGAGCGGCCCAGATCCCGGTCGGCGTGATCGGCCCGCTGCGGCTCAAGGGTGAGCACGTCGACGGCGATGTCTTCGCTCCCCTGGCGACCACCGAGGCCGCCCTGGTGGCGAGCACCAACCGCGGCTGCGCCGCCATCCGAGAGGCCGGCGGCGCCACCGTGCGGGTCGACCATGTCGGCATGACCCGGGCCCCCGCCTTCCGCACCTCCGGCATCGACCAGAGCCGCGAGTTCGTCGCCTGGGTCGAGGAGCACGAGGAAGAGATTCGCACCTTCACCGAAGGCACCAGCCGCTTCCTGCGACTGCTCGACATCCGACCCTCCTATTTCGGCACCTCGGTCTTCTTGCGCTTCCGCTTCGACACCGGCGACGCCATGGGCATGAACATGGCCACCATCGCCTGCGACCGGGTCGTCCGCGAGCTCATCGAGCCCGGCACCGGAGTCGAGTGCATCGCCCTGTCCGGCAATGTCTGCGTCGACAAGAAGCCCGCCGGCATCAACTTCCTCGAAGGGCGGGGACGGCGCCTGTTCGCCGAGGTGGTGATCGAAGGGCCGGTGCTCAAGCGTTATCTCAAGACCACCGCCCGCGATCTGGTGGAGGCGCAGTATCGCAAGAATCTGCTGGGCTCCATCGCCGCCGCTTCGAAGGGCTTCAACGCCCACTACGCCAACGTCATCGCGGCCTTCTTCCTCGCCACCGGCCAGGATCCGGCCCATGTCGTCGAAGGCTCCCTGGGGGTGACCTGCATCGAGCCGCGCGGGCCGGAGGCGGTCTACGCCTCGGTCTACATGCCCGACCTGCCCCTCGGCGCCGTCGGCGGCGGCACGCCATTGGCGACTCAGAGTGAAGGCCTGGCGCTGCTCGGCGTCGAGGCCGATGCGGAGCGCCCCGGCACCGCCGCCGGTCGCCTGGCGGAGATTCTCGCCGGGGCCGTTCTCGCCGGCGAGCTGTCGCTGATGGCGGCTTTCACGTCCCAGGACCTGGCCCGCGCCCACGAGCGCCTCGGCCGGGGCGAAGAAGGCGCTCGCTGA
- the fni gene encoding type 2 isopentenyl-diphosphate Delta-isomerase: MSHRAPSSAATEDRKADHIRLALEERMQERHSFFEDYVLEHAALPELDLAAIDTSVTFLGKKLRAPLLISCMTGGTEVASKINHNLAIAAERCQIAVGVGSQRKALEEPATSASFLVREAAPSVPLLANLGAVQLNYGFGIDECRQAVEMIAADALVLHLNPLQEAIQPEGQCNFRGLLDKVEAVARELEVPVIAKEVGSGISEDLARKLVARGVRILDTAGVGGTSWARIEAARADDLDLGQLFGDWGLSTPQSILACQRVPGATVIGSGGLRNGIDIAKALALGADLAGMAYPFLAAAMESPEKVIEMIERTLRELEIAMFCVGAQKIAELRQVRITKRSES, encoded by the coding sequence ATGAGCCACCGAGCCCCCTCCAGCGCCGCCACCGAGGACCGCAAGGCGGATCACATCCGCCTCGCCCTCGAGGAGCGCATGCAGGAGCGCCACTCCTTCTTCGAGGACTACGTTCTCGAGCACGCCGCCCTGCCGGAGCTCGACCTCGCCGCCATCGACACCTCGGTGACCTTCCTCGGCAAGAAGCTGCGGGCACCGCTGCTGATCTCCTGCATGACCGGCGGCACCGAGGTGGCTTCGAAGATCAACCACAATCTCGCCATCGCCGCCGAGCGCTGCCAGATCGCGGTCGGCGTGGGCTCGCAGCGCAAGGCCCTCGAGGAGCCCGCCACCAGCGCCAGCTTCCTGGTCCGCGAGGCGGCTCCCAGCGTGCCCCTGCTGGCCAACCTCGGCGCCGTTCAGCTCAACTACGGCTTCGGCATCGACGAATGTCGTCAGGCGGTGGAGATGATCGCCGCCGACGCCCTGGTGCTGCATCTCAACCCGCTGCAGGAAGCGATTCAGCCCGAGGGCCAGTGCAACTTCCGGGGCCTCCTCGACAAGGTCGAAGCGGTCGCCCGGGAGCTCGAGGTGCCGGTGATCGCGAAAGAAGTGGGCAGCGGAATTTCCGAGGACCTCGCCCGCAAGCTGGTGGCCCGCGGTGTCCGAATCCTCGACACCGCCGGCGTTGGCGGGACCAGTTGGGCCCGCATCGAAGCGGCGCGGGCCGACGATCTCGACCTCGGCCAGCTCTTCGGCGACTGGGGGCTGAGCACGCCGCAGTCGATTCTCGCCTGCCAGCGGGTGCCCGGGGCCACCGTGATCGGCAGCGGCGGTCTGCGCAACGGCATCGATATCGCAAAGGCCCTCGCCCTCGGCGCGGACCTGGCAGGCATGGCATATCCCTTCCTCGCGGCGGCCATGGAGTCGCCAGAAAAAGTCATTGAAATGATCGAGCGCACTCTCCGGGAGCTCGAGATCGCGATGTTCTGCGTAGGTGCCCAGAAGATCGCCGAGCTCCGTCAGGTCAGGATTACCAAGAGGTCCGAGTCATGA
- a CDS encoding polyprenyl synthetase family protein, whose product MSGFSELLAGFRELLEAEMNAWLGARRQQARIELPEAGDLADTVADLVLAGGKRLRPALVYFTFRACGGSDRSAVLPAAMATELLHAYLLIHDDLMDHSALRRGQPTPHVRYAELHRSQEWSGDSAEFGRAAAILLGDLAHSWAVERFSESLLHPAAARRAGDLDRCFGEMCREVIGGQYLEMLLAVRRTASEKDLLDVLRLKSGRYSVERPMQLGALLAGAGDDVVTTLSGYGQAVGEAFQLQDDVLGLFGDPETVGKPVGSDLAEGKYTYLIHHTLEAVDDAEGERVRRALGRPDLAADEVEAVLAIIRRSGALEQVRSMIAERLDEARRVLAGMAFGGPENAFFAGLVDRMAERER is encoded by the coding sequence GTGAGCGGCTTCTCCGAGCTCCTAGCAGGTTTCCGCGAATTGCTGGAAGCCGAGATGAACGCCTGGCTCGGCGCACGCCGGCAGCAGGCCCGGATCGAGCTGCCGGAAGCCGGAGACCTCGCCGACACCGTCGCCGATCTCGTCCTCGCCGGCGGCAAACGCCTGCGACCGGCCCTGGTCTATTTCACCTTTCGGGCCTGTGGCGGAAGTGATCGCAGCGCCGTCCTCCCGGCGGCGATGGCGACCGAGCTGCTCCACGCCTACCTGCTGATCCACGACGATTTGATGGACCATTCGGCGCTGCGCCGCGGCCAGCCGACACCCCACGTGCGCTACGCCGAGCTCCACCGCAGCCAGGAGTGGTCCGGTGATTCGGCCGAGTTCGGCCGCGCCGCCGCCATCCTCCTCGGCGACCTGGCTCACAGTTGGGCCGTGGAACGCTTCTCCGAGTCTCTCCTCCACCCGGCCGCGGCGCGCCGCGCCGGCGACCTCGACCGCTGCTTCGGCGAGATGTGCCGCGAGGTGATCGGAGGCCAGTACCTCGAAATGCTGCTGGCGGTGCGGCGCACGGCCAGTGAGAAAGACCTCCTCGACGTGCTGCGCCTCAAGTCCGGCCGCTACTCGGTAGAGCGGCCGATGCAGCTCGGCGCCCTGCTCGCCGGCGCCGGCGATGATGTCGTCACCACCCTCTCCGGCTACGGCCAAGCGGTGGGCGAGGCCTTTCAGCTACAGGACGATGTCCTCGGCCTGTTCGGCGATCCCGAGACCGTCGGCAAGCCGGTCGGCTCGGACCTCGCCGAGGGCAAGTACACCTATCTCATCCACCACACCCTGGAGGCGGTCGATGACGCCGAAGGGGAGCGTGTTCGGCGCGCTCTGGGGCGTCCCGACCTGGCCGCAGACGAGGTCGAGGCAGTGCTCGCCATCATTCGCCGTAGCGGCGCCCTCGAGCAGGTGCGCTCGATGATCGCCGAACGCCTCGACGAGGCGCGCCGAGTGCTCGCCGGGATGGCCTTTGGCGGCCCCGAGAACGCCTTCTTCGCGGGCCTCGTCGACCGCATGGCGGAGCGTGAGCGATGA
- the rimO gene encoding 30S ribosomal protein S12 methylthiotransferase RimO — translation MSDAERRPRVGMISLGCPKNLVDSEVMLGELSKAGYEVVADAEQAETVIVNTCGFIEEAKQESVEAILEMAEAKKDGATQRLLVAGCMVNRYGEELSSSVPEIDGFISLDQIREVGRVVQIGGAAPPPTPSHQVFDHTAPRLLTTRGYAYLKVAEGCNNPCTFCAIPSWRGRFRSRTIESLVSEARQLEEGGLSELCLIAQDTTRYGEDLDLGRHGLARLVEALLAETSIPWIRFLYAYPTTLDVELLKLMGSEPRFASYVDMPLQHSHPEILRAMRRGGSARRYLRQLEKARELAPDIFLRTTFIVGFPGETEAHFEDLVDFVREARFDHLGAFAYSPEPGTPSAELGGRVPGQVARRRYERLLEAQQPIALESRRRLVGRRLEVLVEGVHEETDHLLVGRHHGQAPEIDGRVLINDGLAAAGRLVEVEISEAFADDLVGHIVGPVGVEGIELAGAVSIA, via the coding sequence ATGAGCGACGCCGAACGCCGCCCCCGCGTGGGCATGATCAGTTTGGGCTGCCCCAAGAACTTGGTGGACAGCGAGGTGATGCTCGGTGAGCTCAGCAAGGCCGGCTATGAAGTGGTCGCCGACGCGGAACAGGCCGAAACCGTCATCGTCAACACCTGCGGCTTCATCGAAGAGGCCAAGCAGGAGAGCGTCGAGGCCATCCTCGAGATGGCCGAAGCCAAGAAAGACGGTGCGACCCAACGCCTCCTGGTGGCCGGCTGCATGGTCAATCGCTACGGCGAGGAGCTGTCGAGCTCGGTGCCCGAGATCGATGGCTTCATCAGCCTCGACCAGATCCGCGAGGTCGGCCGGGTGGTTCAGATCGGCGGTGCAGCACCGCCGCCAACGCCCTCCCATCAGGTTTTCGACCACACCGCGCCGCGTCTGCTCACCACCCGCGGCTATGCCTATCTGAAGGTCGCCGAGGGCTGCAACAACCCTTGTACCTTTTGCGCCATCCCGTCGTGGCGTGGACGCTTTCGCAGCCGCACCATCGAGAGCCTGGTGAGTGAAGCCCGGCAGCTCGAGGAGGGCGGCCTGAGCGAGCTCTGCTTGATCGCCCAGGACACCACTCGCTACGGCGAGGATCTCGATCTCGGGCGCCATGGCCTGGCACGGCTGGTCGAGGCCCTGCTGGCCGAGACCAGCATTCCCTGGATCCGCTTCCTCTACGCCTATCCGACGACCCTCGATGTCGAGCTCCTCAAGCTGATGGGAAGTGAGCCGCGCTTCGCTTCCTATGTCGACATGCCGCTGCAGCACAGCCATCCCGAGATCCTCCGCGCCATGCGGCGTGGCGGCTCGGCTCGGCGCTACCTGCGGCAGCTCGAGAAGGCTCGGGAGCTGGCCCCGGACATCTTCCTGCGCACCACCTTCATCGTCGGCTTTCCGGGAGAGACGGAAGCGCACTTCGAAGATCTGGTGGATTTCGTTCGGGAAGCGCGCTTCGATCATCTGGGAGCCTTCGCCTACAGCCCAGAGCCGGGAACGCCCTCGGCGGAGCTCGGCGGGCGGGTGCCCGGCCAGGTGGCGCGCCGTCGCTACGAGCGACTGCTCGAGGCGCAGCAGCCCATCGCCCTCGAAAGCCGGCGGCGCCTGGTCGGCCGGCGTCTCGAGGTGCTGGTCGAGGGCGTCCACGAGGAGACCGACCACCTGCTGGTCGGGCGACACCACGGGCAGGCGCCGGAGATCGATGGCCGAGTGCTGATCAACGATGGCTTGGCCGCTGCCGGTCGCCTGGTGGAAGTCGAGATCTCGGAGGCTTTCGCCGACGATCTGGTGGGGCACATCGTCGGACCGGTCGGGGTCGAGGGAATCGAGCTCGCCGGAGCGGTTTCCATTGCCTGA
- a CDS encoding bifunctional riboflavin kinase/FAD synthetase, whose product MPVVVDAFHATDLPTGGVAAIGNFDGVHRGHQALLERVTARTRGTSRPALVVTFEPHPLSVLRPERALQRLTSRDQKARLLEAAGIEFVLMVSFTREFSQTPARRFVEEFLHGRLGLEEIYVGAGFVFGHERDGNLELLQSLGAELGFSAHGVEKVAQGGERISSTRLRAAIAEGRVADAREMLGRAYEVTGQVVRGDRMGQRLGWPTANLAPESEILPADGVYATRIHLPSYPATFDSVTNIGTRPTVYENYQRVLESHILGFDNDVYGESVEVQFFQRLREERIFPTIMDLSAQIGRDVETTREFFAALRRLEGEQEGGAG is encoded by the coding sequence ATGCCGGTCGTCGTCGACGCCTTCCACGCCACCGATCTGCCCACCGGAGGGGTGGCCGCGATCGGCAACTTCGACGGCGTCCACCGCGGCCACCAGGCCCTCCTCGAGCGCGTCACGGCGCGCACCCGGGGCACCTCCCGGCCGGCCCTGGTGGTGACCTTCGAGCCGCATCCGCTGAGCGTCCTGCGCCCGGAGCGAGCGCTCCAGCGCCTGACCTCACGGGATCAGAAGGCCCGCCTCCTCGAGGCCGCCGGTATCGAGTTCGTCCTGATGGTGTCCTTCACCCGCGAGTTCTCCCAGACGCCGGCGCGGCGCTTCGTCGAGGAGTTCCTGCACGGTCGCCTGGGCCTCGAAGAGATCTATGTCGGGGCCGGCTTCGTCTTCGGCCACGAGCGCGACGGCAACCTCGAGCTGCTGCAGTCGCTGGGGGCGGAGCTCGGCTTCAGCGCCCACGGCGTCGAAAAGGTGGCCCAGGGCGGCGAGCGCATCTCGAGCACCCGGTTGCGCGCCGCCATCGCCGAGGGCCGAGTCGCCGATGCCCGGGAGATGCTCGGGCGCGCTTACGAGGTCACCGGCCAGGTGGTGCGGGGAGACCGCATGGGGCAGCGCCTCGGCTGGCCGACCGCCAACCTGGCGCCGGAGAGCGAGATCCTGCCGGCGGATGGGGTCTATGCCACCCGCATCCATCTGCCGAGCTATCCGGCGACCTTCGACAGCGTCACCAACATCGGAACCCGACCGACCGTTTACGAGAACTATCAGCGGGTCCTGGAGAGCCACATTCTCGGCTTCGACAACGACGTCTATGGTGAGTCGGTGGAGGTGCAGTTCTTCCAGCGGCTGCGCGAGGAGCGGATCTTTCCGACCATCATGGATCTCTCGGCTCAGATCGGACGTGATGTCGAGACGACGCGAGAATTTTTCGCCGCCCTTCGCAGGTTAGAAGGGGAGCAGGAGGGCGGTGCCGGATGA
- the trxA gene encoding thioredoxin, which translates to MASDKILTVDQENFQSSVLSSDVPVLVDFWAEWCGPCRMVAPHLDALADEMDGKVRIAKLNIDQNQELAVQFQVQSIPTFILFKDGQIADRMMGAMPKSAFESFLDRNLSA; encoded by the coding sequence ATGGCTTCAGACAAGATCCTCACCGTCGATCAAGAGAACTTCCAATCCTCCGTCCTGAGCTCGGACGTGCCCGTGCTGGTGGACTTCTGGGCCGAGTGGTGTGGTCCTTGTCGCATGGTGGCGCCGCACCTCGACGCCCTCGCCGACGAGATGGACGGCAAGGTTCGCATCGCCAAGCTCAACATCGACCAGAATCAGGAGCTGGCGGTGCAGTTCCAGGTGCAGAGCATTCCGACCTTCATCCTCTTCAAGGATGGCCAGATCGCCGATCGCATGATGGGCGCGATGCCCAAGTCGGCCTTCGAGTCCTTCCTCGATCGCAACCTGAGCGCCTGA